GGCAGAGGATTATCTACTGCCGGAGCTATTTCATTGGCTAATAATATTGTAACACTGCCTACGGGAATTCCTTTAAATGTATCCGTGATTTCAGCCAATGGCTCAACTTCATTATGTGAAGGAGACTCTTTAATTCTATCTGGCAATAACGGGGGTGTCTGGAACACTGGTTCAACGGCCCCTTCTATTCTTGTATATAATACTGGAGATTATTTTGTTACAAATTTTGGTGGTTGTGGAAGCGATACTTCCAATCATATAATTGTTAATGTCTTTGATGTACCCTTTGCGCCTCAACTGTCATTTACTCCGGATGAAAATTTGGTTTGCGATGATATAATAATCTCAGCAAGTCTTATCACACCCGGATCCGGAGGTTCAGGCATTTGTACTGATGAATACAGATATTCATTGAATAATGGTGGAGTGTGGACAAATTGGTCAACAGTTCTACCTTCTTTTAATGCTGAGGCAGGGATAAATATTATACAGGCCAGAAGATTATGTACTTCCGGAAATTGTGAAAGTAATATCGTTCAGGAAATGTGGACTGTTTTTGAAAGCCCCACTGCCTCCATCCTCCCTGCGACGATACCGGATTTTATATGTCCCGGCAAGAATCTATTGCTAAACGGTAATCCTTCCGGTGGAGACGGGAATTACACCCATCAATGGGAGGATGCATCCAATTTCAATGATGCAACAGTTCAGTCTGCCGTGTTCAATAGCCTGGTTTTGGGGGATTACACTGTGACCTATACTGTGACGGATGGCAATGGATGTACAGGAACGGATGAAATAAGCTTTACGGTAGGGGATGAGGTAGCTCCTGAGATCACTTGTCCTCCGAATGTGACTATAGATACAGATCCGGATGTCTGTACTGCTTTATTTGAATATGAAGTAATATTTTCAGATAACTGTTCAGGGCTGGATGTTGTAGGATTTGAGAATGAATTTGCACCGGGTAACTGGACATTGAGCAATAGCAATGCCGGCGATGGGGATGTTGATGAAAGTCTTGCACCCTCATCGATTACGATTACAGGTTCTAATACCGTTGTCAATCCGGGAGGAAACAATACAGATTATTGTATCACAGTACCCGGTACGACATCAGGTGAGATAACATTTGACTGGAGTTATACCACATCCGATGCAGATGGATCGTTTTGGGATAGATTCGGTTATGTAGTAGATGGTATATTTACACAATTGTCAGACAATGCAGGACCTAATAATCAAATGGGAAGTGTTACCATCCCGTTGTCACCTGATCAGGAATTTTGTTTCAGGATTTTTTCAGTTGATCAAGTCGCTGGTGCCGCTGTAACGATCACGATGAATTTTGGCTATATGGAAAATATCAATCCGATGCTCAGTCAGACAGATGGTTTGGTTTCAGGGAGCGATTTTCCATTGGGAACAACCATAAATACATTTGAAGTTACGGATTTTGCAGGAAATACAAATTCATGCACATTTACGGTGTTGGTGGAGGATAATGAGAATCCTGTTATTACATGTCCTGATGATATAGTAATAGAATTAGATCCATTGGAGTGCGGGAGAATAGTAGAATTTGCAGCAGATGCTACCGATAACTGTTCCATAGCAGAAATCAGACAGATAGAAGGCTTAGCTTCCGGAAGTTTCTTTCCGATTGGCACCCAAACGATACGCTTTGTAGCAGAAGATGGTTCAGGCAATACAGATAGCTGTTCATTTATTGTAAGGCTCATAGATTTTTCGCATCCGCCATTGGGCTGTATTCCGATCAATCTGTCATTGGATGAAGATTGCAGCGGTACACTGACACCTGAAAATATTCTGACAGGATACCTTGGACCAAATGATGAGATTTTATTAGGATGTCTGGATTGCTTTGTGATCAATGTGACCGCACCGAATGGAACGCCACTTGGTGCAACCGTGACGGGAGAATATTTGGGTAAAACCTTAAATTATATGATTTCCAATACAAAATCCGGCTTTAATTGCTGGAATACCGTATTGGTCGAAGATAAAATAGCACCGACAATCGAGTGTCGCAATGATACGATTAGCTGTATGGCGCCATTGAGTGCTGCATTACTGCCGATACCTTCAGATAATTGTTATGCCCGATTGGTAAAATTAGATGAAAGATTTGAAAAATTGGATTGCGATCCTGTAGCGATAGCACGTTATGTGAGAACGTGGAAAGCAGTGGACGATTATGGAAATGAAAGCGGAACATGTAATGACACCGTCTATCTGAGAAGGACGGATTTAAGCGGATTGGTATTTCCGGGAAATGAGACCTTATCGTGTTCAGAGGGTTATGCTACGGATAGCAAAGGATTTCCATATCCGGCACCTTCAGTGACAGGAGTACCTACACTGAACGGATTGAATCTGTATCCGTTTGATCAGGCGTTTATATGTAATGGCGCATTGACATATAAAGATCAGTTAGTTGTAAATACGCCATGCAAAAAACAAATAGTGCGTACCTGGTCGATCACAGAATGGTGGTGCAGCACGACAGTGATTTACAATATGCCATTTCAGATTATCGACATAGTAGATACGATAGCACCGGTGATTCCGCAATTGATTGACATCACCGTAACGACACAGACAAAATCATGCGATGCATTGGTGAGTTTTCCCACTTTAAATATTACCGACAATTGTAATGAACTGAAATTAGTCAATATCAATGCATCATTGGACGGATTACCATCCGGATTTGTAAATAGCAACGGTGGTAGTCTGAAACTGACAGTAGGAAAACACAGAATCACTTATACAGCTTTAGACGTATGTGGTAAGTTGTCCGAAATGAGTTACTATGTGACGGTTCAGGATGATACATCACCGATTGCAATATGTGATCAGTTGAATGTGATCAGTCTGAACAGCAATGGTTATGCACAGGCAACAGCACTGGCAGTAGATGACGGAAGTTTTGACGAATGTGGTGGTGTGACACTGGAACTGCAACGGATGGAAGATCCATGCGGTACAGGTCAGGATACCACGTGGTTGCCGTATGTTGAATTTTGTTGTGAAGATGCCAATCAGACAAGAATGGTGATACTGAGAGTGACAGACAAAGGGTATAATACCAATATGTGTATGGTCAGCGTGAAGGTACAGGATAAAATACCACCTGTGATGACTTGTCCGGGCGACCTGACCATCAGTGACTGTCTATATACATTTGACCCGAATTTTCCGAATTCATATTTTGGAGCACCAACAGCAGAAGATAACTGCCCATCGAATATCAATTTCAGACAGACTGTAACTGATGGAAGAAGCAACTGTGGCACCGGAGACGTAATCAGGACAATCACACTGCTGGAAGGTGGCATCGTTTATGGCAGCTGTACCCAAATTATAAGCTTTCAGAATAATGAACCATTTGACGGATATAATCCGGATCATGTGACCTGGCCAAAAAAAGATACGACGATAAACGGCGCCTGCAGTCCTTTAGACCTGAGGCCTGAATTTTTGGGTGTCGGACATGGTTTTCCGGTAATAAGCGAAGATGCCTGTGATCTGGTAGGAATGACATATGAGGATCAGGTATATTATTTTGCGAATAACAATGCATGCTTCAAAATACTTAGATTTTGGACAATCATCGACTGGTGTCAGATAGGTTCAGATGGTAAACATTTGACCTGGAGTTTTGAGCAGGAGATCAAGGTAGTAGATAATACCGCACCGGTCATCACGAGCAGCACGACAGAGAGAGTTGTGTGTACCTTTGACGGAGAGTGTGCCAGCGGAGTTATTACAGGATTGACAGCGAGTGCTACAGATTGTACACCGGATAGTATGCTGGTATGGACCTATGTTATTTATGACAGAACAGATACACCGGAAGTAATCTACAGCTCAGGTATCGGCAAAGATGTCAGCGGTACCTATCCGGTTGGCAAATACCGTGTACAGTTTACCGTACAGGACAGATGTGGGAATCTGGCCAATACAGGATATAATTTTGAGATCAGGAATTGTAAAGCACCAACAGCTATTTGCAAACTTGGGTTAAGTACCTCCGTAACGATGATGCCGGATGGTAATGGTGGCATGGCACCGATGGCTATGATTGATGCATCATTCTTTGACAATAAGAGTTACCATGTGTGTAATTATGATCTGAAATACAGCTTTTCAGCTGATACAAACGATACGATCCGAACGTTTGACTGTAGTCAATTGGGAGAAAGAGCAGTGAGTATGTGGGTGACAGATGTCAATGGAAACACATCATTTTGCAATACCTTCATAGATGTACAGGATTCACTGGGATTGTGTACAGGGAACAGAGTATTTGTAAACGGAACGATACTGACGGATATAAATCAGGAGGTAAGTGAAGTTCAGATCAATCTGAATGATGGAGAAGGCAGTCCTGCGATGACAGATGAGAATGGACAATATGAATTTACTGAATTACCATCAGGCGTGTACTATACCTTCCGCCCTGAGAAAGACGGAGATGATATCAATGGCATCAGCACACTGGATATAGTGATGATACAGCGGCATATACTTGGATTACAGCCATTAGAAAACCCATACAGGATCATAGCAGCGGATGTGAACAAGAGTGGAAGTGTATCAGCAGCCGATCTGATCGAGTTGCGAAAGTTGATATTGGGAGTCATAAGTACACATCAACATACGGATAGCTGGAGATTTGTGGACAGAAACTATGCATTTCCGGATATAAGCAATCCATGGGTCGGTCAGTTTCCGGAGCAATGTGCATTACCTGTGACCAGCAATACGACAATAGATTATGTAGCCATCAAAGTTGGAGATGTCAATGGCAGTGCGACAGGAACAAACACAAAAGATGAGACATTGGATCGTCGTAGTGTGGTAAGATTTGAAAGTACAAACCACAGGGTATCGGGTGGAACAATTGTACAAATACCGTTCAGAGCGAGTCAGAGTGCAACCATCTATGGCTTCCAGCAAGTGTTGGAGACATCGGGAGTTGTTATCAGAAGTATTACACCGGGCGTTATAAAGCTCCGTGAAAATGAAGTTCTTCCATTGAATGCACAGAAGTGGGGTATGGCAGTGTCAATCCCTGATGGAGTGGACGTTCAGGAAGGTGACTTGCTGTTTACGATAGAAGCAGAAGCATTACGAAGCGGAAATCTGGCAGAAATGATCAGTCTGAGCGGTGAAGTGAGACCGGAGATATACACTGAAGAACTGACGGAGCATACACTGCAACTAGGCTGGAGAAATGCTGAGACAAGTGGACAGTTTGGCGTAAGTAATCTGCAACCGAATCCGTGGAAGGATCAGACCAGATTAGTCATTCAAATGCCGGAAACGTCAATGGTAAGTCTGAAGATCAGAGATTACACAGGAAGGAAAGTTGTGAGCCGCATCGAGCAACTGACAGCCGGAGAAAATACGATCGCAATCATGAGAGATGAACTCAGACAAGCAGGTGTTTACTTTTTTGAGTTGAAATATGGTAAAGAAACCATTACAGGTAAGATGATACTGATTGATTAAGAATCTATCAAAAATATTTTAAGAAAAAAGGCTCTCCGAAATTTTCGGAGAGCCTCTTTTGATTTGACTATGAATGTCATTACCTTTACTTCATGATAGCAGATAAAATTAAAAAGACAAAAGAGATATTAAAAGATTTGGTTGCATTTCCTGTTTTAGGTGGCCAATCCAATTTACTTATTGCAGAGTATATTACCCATTTTCTAACTGAAAGAGGTATATCAGTACAAAATGTATATAATTCAAATCGCTCAAAAGTTTCAATTCATTGTCGTATCGGGCCTTCGGTTGATTCAGGGATTATTCTTTCCGGACATATGGATGTTGTTCCTGTAGAAGGCCAGAACTGGTCATCCGATCCTTTTGCATTAATAGAAAGGGAAGATAAATGGGTAGCTCGTGGCAGTGCAGATATGAAGGGATTTCTTGCATGTTGCCTTGTAAGTGCGGACTTATTTCTTGAGAGTAATTTGAAAAAACCTGTTTATTTTGCATTCTCGTATGATGAAGAAATAGGATGCCTGGCAGGGCCTGAACTGGTGGAGTCGATCAACAATTTTTATACTGAAAAACCTGCTTATGCAATTATTGGCGAACCTTCAATGATGACACCGGTAATTGGCCATAAGGGCATATGTGTTTTACAAACGACAGTTTATGGCTCAGCTGGTCACAGCAGTCGTATCAGAGATGAAGTAAGTGCGGTACATATTGCATCCAAATTAATTGTTTGGCTTGAAAATAAAATGAATAATCTTGTTGAGCAAGACAGACTTGATAAACGATTTAATCCACCACATACAACGATTCATGTAGGTACAATTCATGGTGGTATCGCTCCAAATGTAATTGCTGACCGTTGTGTTTTTCAGTGGGATGTTCGGGTCATTCCAATGGATGATATCGAAAGTATTCTAACCGATTTCAGAGAATATTGTGATGAGGTACTTAAAACAAACCGGAACAGATTTGCAGATATGAAAATAGAGACGATTATGTTTCATCCGCCTGTTCCTCCATTAGATACAGACGGGAACGAAGAAGTTGTAAACCTGATTAAACGTATCAGTGGTCAGAATATAACTAAAACCGTAGCTTATGCGGCTGAAGCCGGTCAATTTTCACAAGGGGGATTTCAGACTGTAATTTGCGGACCCGGTGATATTGCACAGGCACACCGAGCAGATGAATTCATTGCTGCAAACCAGATAAAGGAATGTTTGTTGATGTTGGAAAAATTAGCAGTTGAGTTGTCAGAATAATTCGAGGAAATAAAATCTATCAGCTTTTTCTATCCATGCCCAATCTTTGATATGCTTCCTTTAGTTCATTAATTTGTCTGACGGAATACAATCCGGTATTTTGTGAACTTTTGAATCCTTCATC
The genomic region above belongs to Saprospiraceae bacterium and contains:
- a CDS encoding DUF3494 domain-containing protein — its product is MLSILSNYFFGIKELIRKSLRFFALLTLLFVAISGLKAQAPDLLSTTNFVLFTASGAFNSNGASTVVTGDVGTHVGAYTPPAVLIGNAYVADPVTAQAAMDVALAYSDLVGVTCNIVLTTPLGNGQILMPDNYCIGSAASLNADLILDAQGDPSAIFIFQIDGALSTNTLSNITLINGASFCNVYWQVNGAVSLGEGSTFLGTIIAAGAINLLEGASLFGRGLSTAGAISLANNIVTLPTGIPLNVSVISANGSTSLCEGDSLILSGNNGGVWNTGSTAPSILVYNTGDYFVTNFGGCGSDTSNHIIVNVFDVPFAPQLSFTPDENLVCDDIIISASLITPGSGGSGICTDEYRYSLNNGGVWTNWSTVLPSFNAEAGINIIQARRLCTSGNCESNIVQEMWTVFESPTASILPATIPDFICPGKNLLLNGNPSGGDGNYTHQWEDASNFNDATVQSAVFNSLVLGDYTVTYTVTDGNGCTGTDEISFTVGDEVAPEITCPPNVTIDTDPDVCTALFEYEVIFSDNCSGLDVVGFENEFAPGNWTLSNSNAGDGDVDESLAPSSITITGSNTVVNPGGNNTDYCITVPGTTSGEITFDWSYTTSDADGSFWDRFGYVVDGIFTQLSDNAGPNNQMGSVTIPLSPDQEFCFRIFSVDQVAGAAVTITMNFGYMENINPMLSQTDGLVSGSDFPLGTTINTFEVTDFAGNTNSCTFTVLVEDNENPVITCPDDIVIELDPLECGRIVEFAADATDNCSIAEIRQIEGLASGSFFPIGTQTIRFVAEDGSGNTDSCSFIVRLIDFSHPPLGCIPINLSLDEDCSGTLTPENILTGYLGPNDEILLGCLDCFVINVTAPNGTPLGATVTGEYLGKTLNYMISNTKSGFNCWNTVLVEDKIAPTIECRNDTISCMAPLSAALLPIPSDNCYARLVKLDERFEKLDCDPVAIARYVRTWKAVDDYGNESGTCNDTVYLRRTDLSGLVFPGNETLSCSEGYATDSKGFPYPAPSVTGVPTLNGLNLYPFDQAFICNGALTYKDQLVVNTPCKKQIVRTWSITEWWCSTTVIYNMPFQIIDIVDTIAPVIPQLIDITVTTQTKSCDALVSFPTLNITDNCNELKLVNINASLDGLPSGFVNSNGGSLKLTVGKHRITYTALDVCGKLSEMSYYVTVQDDTSPIAICDQLNVISLNSNGYAQATALAVDDGSFDECGGVTLELQRMEDPCGTGQDTTWLPYVEFCCEDANQTRMVILRVTDKGYNTNMCMVSVKVQDKIPPVMTCPGDLTISDCLYTFDPNFPNSYFGAPTAEDNCPSNINFRQTVTDGRSNCGTGDVIRTITLLEGGIVYGSCTQIISFQNNEPFDGYNPDHVTWPKKDTTINGACSPLDLRPEFLGVGHGFPVISEDACDLVGMTYEDQVYYFANNNACFKILRFWTIIDWCQIGSDGKHLTWSFEQEIKVVDNTAPVITSSTTERVVCTFDGECASGVITGLTASATDCTPDSMLVWTYVIYDRTDTPEVIYSSGIGKDVSGTYPVGKYRVQFTVQDRCGNLANTGYNFEIRNCKAPTAICKLGLSTSVTMMPDGNGGMAPMAMIDASFFDNKSYHVCNYDLKYSFSADTNDTIRTFDCSQLGERAVSMWVTDVNGNTSFCNTFIDVQDSLGLCTGNRVFVNGTILTDINQEVSEVQINLNDGEGSPAMTDENGQYEFTELPSGVYYTFRPEKDGDDINGISTLDIVMIQRHILGLQPLENPYRIIAADVNKSGSVSAADLIELRKLILGVISTHQHTDSWRFVDRNYAFPDISNPWVGQFPEQCALPVTSNTTIDYVAIKVGDVNGSATGTNTKDETLDRRSVVRFESTNHRVSGGTIVQIPFRASQSATIYGFQQVLETSGVVIRSITPGVIKLRENEVLPLNAQKWGMAVSIPDGVDVQEGDLLFTIEAEALRSGNLAEMISLSGEVRPEIYTEELTEHTLQLGWRNAETSGQFGVSNLQPNPWKDQTRLVIQMPETSMVSLKIRDYTGRKVVSRIEQLTAGENTIAIMRDELRQAGVYFFELKYGKETITGKMILID
- the argE gene encoding acetylornithine deacetylase, translated to MIADKIKKTKEILKDLVAFPVLGGQSNLLIAEYITHFLTERGISVQNVYNSNRSKVSIHCRIGPSVDSGIILSGHMDVVPVEGQNWSSDPFALIEREDKWVARGSADMKGFLACCLVSADLFLESNLKKPVYFAFSYDEEIGCLAGPELVESINNFYTEKPAYAIIGEPSMMTPVIGHKGICVLQTTVYGSAGHSSRIRDEVSAVHIASKLIVWLENKMNNLVEQDRLDKRFNPPHTTIHVGTIHGGIAPNVIADRCVFQWDVRVIPMDDIESILTDFREYCDEVLKTNRNRFADMKIETIMFHPPVPPLDTDGNEEVVNLIKRISGQNITKTVAYAAEAGQFSQGGFQTVICGPGDIAQAHRADEFIAANQIKECLLMLEKLAVELSE